In one Alphaproteobacteria bacterium SS10 genomic region, the following are encoded:
- a CDS encoding DotA/TraY family protein: MNSNLWMFVWMVAVALVAVVVPGVAWASGATPPEAGSVEAICQGGLFCVTAHDVSAGWIAAAFPDLVQLATDEAPTGTPVEITSPSTTLAAALQVLNSAALAVGSLILTYKLLAGIVQTANDGEVLGKRWSTLWGPVRVAISASLIVPTASGYCLAQALVVAIALSGVGLANRIWEVTVEQMMTADGMIGSQVHPPHERITKQIFANNVCLHLMNGLWLYHKGDNPRSAIEDDAASAGGWSVHPSWAGWNWTGAGNIYAGFPGGGRDFGGVQFANGSLFYRRADWRGDGDGWFDPSATYMGWTVVDVGWWEEVKSFFGASKRPDSCGRVDVRVPEVDASTGSIWTSVTNFFRDEEEVTAEASAAAALSGLAYRVALVHTEQMETLAKRLDRNAWQLVQTELIQHLDNPDAAYLRTLERPPEVHGAEIAQAAIDYRTAVTSQVNNELRTFFTSEPLAQQYIRAAKDGGWAVAGEWFLQIMKMNAMVHRMVSATPVTTAQPEHDTLCDKINCSDDNVEAIVNRGIDIMRNFHDDSVASHMRAMASTPDPDPQLQARLRSMYRSVGSIGSNQIMGGSAEERAIQVVSNQIMAIAAVYATDIGAGVLAGDMGFSDVLGEGVEGLFMGGLVALTADGSAGAAVGSATAAAGEGFVSLTNLRMDTGNSNPIAAVITLGRALWATGLGILFAVDDRQFTPADAATVMALTSMQQGSGIVAGVGSELLSGMSDRLAGIMAWIGRIMLLPGFLLGYLFPYLPWLLWVGGLVGWFILVMEAVIAAPLWALAHMRMDGEGIMGPAGNQGYMLALALLLRPALMLIGLISGMVLIYIFAPFLGVSLMAVSELNRGAGSALDLMSVLMSIGLLAFVMVTTCYKAFGMINQVPDRVLRWIGSGGSSDGREDEFRSGAFALVNAASLTAGVSAAAGVGEEQGNNGAGSGEQAGADGGRGGSGQRMSSRASRANENLPRP, from the coding sequence ATGAATTCTAACCTTTGGATGTTTGTCTGGATGGTTGCGGTGGCTTTGGTCGCCGTGGTTGTGCCAGGAGTTGCTTGGGCCAGTGGTGCGACGCCACCAGAGGCTGGTTCCGTTGAGGCAATCTGCCAAGGCGGGCTGTTCTGTGTGACGGCCCATGACGTGTCGGCAGGCTGGATTGCCGCGGCGTTCCCTGATTTGGTCCAATTGGCGACCGATGAGGCGCCAACCGGAACGCCGGTTGAGATCACGAGCCCGTCCACCACTCTCGCGGCTGCCTTGCAGGTTCTGAACTCTGCAGCCCTGGCGGTTGGTTCCTTGATCCTCACCTATAAGCTGTTGGCCGGTATCGTGCAGACAGCGAATGACGGTGAAGTGCTTGGTAAGCGCTGGTCGACCCTGTGGGGTCCAGTGCGTGTCGCCATTTCTGCGTCACTCATCGTGCCGACAGCATCAGGCTATTGCCTGGCGCAGGCGCTCGTGGTCGCGATTGCCCTGTCTGGTGTTGGCTTGGCCAACCGGATCTGGGAGGTCACGGTTGAGCAGATGATGACTGCCGATGGCATGATTGGCTCTCAAGTGCACCCACCGCACGAGCGAATCACCAAGCAGATCTTTGCGAATAACGTCTGTCTGCACCTGATGAACGGCCTATGGCTGTATCACAAAGGTGATAATCCCCGTTCTGCGATTGAAGACGACGCCGCTAGTGCCGGTGGTTGGTCAGTGCACCCAAGCTGGGCTGGCTGGAACTGGACCGGTGCGGGCAACATCTATGCTGGCTTCCCTGGTGGTGGCCGTGACTTTGGTGGCGTTCAGTTTGCCAATGGTTCGCTGTTCTACCGTCGCGCTGACTGGCGTGGTGATGGTGATGGCTGGTTCGATCCAAGTGCAACCTACATGGGTTGGACGGTTGTCGATGTTGGCTGGTGGGAAGAGGTGAAATCCTTCTTCGGTGCCTCTAAGCGTCCAGACAGCTGTGGTCGGGTTGATGTTCGGGTTCCAGAAGTTGATGCCAGCACTGGCAGCATCTGGACGTCGGTCACCAATTTCTTCCGCGATGAAGAAGAAGTGACCGCAGAAGCGTCAGCTGCAGCAGCGCTGTCTGGCCTGGCCTACCGTGTTGCTCTGGTTCATACCGAGCAGATGGAAACCCTGGCTAAGCGGTTGGATAGAAACGCATGGCAGTTGGTTCAAACCGAACTGATCCAGCATTTAGACAACCCTGATGCTGCGTATCTGCGGACGCTTGAGCGACCACCAGAGGTGCATGGTGCAGAGATTGCCCAAGCGGCAATTGACTACCGCACAGCTGTGACCAGTCAGGTCAATAATGAGCTGCGCACCTTCTTCACCAGTGAGCCATTGGCGCAGCAATATATCCGCGCCGCTAAGGATGGTGGTTGGGCAGTTGCGGGTGAATGGTTCCTGCAGATCATGAAGATGAACGCCATGGTTCATCGCATGGTGAGTGCAACGCCGGTAACGACGGCTCAACCTGAGCATGATACGCTTTGCGACAAGATCAATTGCTCCGACGACAACGTTGAGGCGATTGTGAATCGTGGCATCGACATCATGCGGAACTTCCATGATGACTCAGTGGCAAGCCACATGCGGGCGATGGCGAGTACGCCAGACCCGGATCCACAACTTCAGGCTCGCCTGCGGTCGATGTACCGGAGTGTTGGTTCCATCGGCAGCAACCAAATCATGGGTGGCAGCGCTGAAGAGCGGGCAATCCAGGTGGTGAGCAATCAGATCATGGCAATCGCCGCGGTCTACGCCACTGACATTGGTGCTGGTGTCCTGGCTGGTGACATGGGCTTCTCCGATGTCCTCGGTGAGGGTGTTGAAGGCCTGTTCATGGGTGGCTTGGTTGCCCTAACCGCTGACGGCTCCGCTGGTGCCGCTGTCGGTTCTGCGACTGCCGCTGCTGGTGAGGGTTTTGTTAGCCTGACCAATCTGCGGATGGATACCGGTAACAGTAACCCAATCGCTGCTGTGATCACCCTGGGCCGTGCGCTCTGGGCGACCGGCCTTGGTATCCTGTTCGCGGTTGATGACCGTCAGTTCACGCCGGCAGACGCCGCGACTGTGATGGCTCTAACCTCCATGCAGCAGGGTTCTGGCATCGTTGCCGGTGTCGGTTCTGAGCTACTGAGCGGTATGAGTGATCGCCTCGCCGGTATCATGGCGTGGATCGGTCGGATCATGCTTCTGCCGGGCTTCCTGCTTGGTTACCTGTTCCCATATCTGCCTTGGCTGCTATGGGTTGGTGGCCTGGTCGGTTGGTTCATCCTGGTGATGGAGGCTGTGATCGCCGCACCATTGTGGGCTCTGGCTCACATGCGGATGGACGGTGAGGGCATCATGGGCCCAGCTGGTAACCAAGGTTACATGCTGGCTCTGGCGTTGCTCCTACGGCCTGCGTTGATGCTGATTGGTCTGATCAGTGGCATGGTGTTGATCTATATCTTCGCACCATTCCTCGGGGTTAGCCTGATGGCGGTCAGTGAGTTGAACCGCGGTGCTGGTTCGGCCCTGGATCTGATGTCAGTGCTGATGTCGATCGGTCTCCTTGCCTTCGTGATGGTCACGACCTGCTACAAGGCCTTCGGGATGATCAACCAGGTGCCTGATCGGGTGCTTCGTTGGATCGGCTCCGGTGGCAGCAGTGATGGCCGCGAGGATGAGTTCCGCTCCGGTGCCTTCGCTCTGGTCAACGCGGCCTCCCTGACCGCTGGTGTCAGTGCCGCAGCCGGTGTCGGTGAAGAGCAAGGCAACAACGGTGCTGGGTCCGGTGAACAAGCCGGCGCCGATGGTGGCCGAGGCGGCTCCGGTCAGCGGATGTCCTCACGGGCAAGCCGGGCCAATGAGAACCTGCCAAGGCCGTAA
- a CDS encoding type IV secretory system conjugative DNA transfer family protein, whose amino-acid sequence MAKANNPYVDTKRFQYSPLAFLRDTRTLGQQFFEGAKDPSLAAIGMTSLIAVCVIFPALSDIAMMIGAGYFYYLIKLPAKLPYKLPAQTMLPDPNDRHPGTGKAQTADGILFYGNDLDNGGDELWFSNSDARTHFLILGTTGSGKTETLVSMSSNALSWGSGFLYCDGKGDTSLWGKVYSLARRFGRDDDVLILNFMTGNSDGGGESNTFNPFSRGSAGSLTEMLVSLMDDPGKEGDMWKGRAISLLTAIMMAVCELRDRGKLLLNIEALGDFLNLPKIVDLYLDKHGTYELPAKTRSQLKNYLDSLPGFDWNEARAGRPQAATANDQHGYLQMQFTRILTSLSGTYGHIFDHELGDIDVYDVVVNRRILLVLLPALEKSEDELANIGKIVVASLKGMMSATLGAKLEGDWSNVISTKPTNASSPFLSILDEVGYYTVPGMAVMAAQARSLGFSMVFAAQDVSAMKKRSEKEAESIIANCNIKTFMKLEDPEHTNKLFDATAGTFYAAEVSGFTMDPNATFNNYNDIRNASVRERRRSEFIDLRLQESGESHTFFGGKMTRVKMYYANPKSANRLRFNRFIAVRFPDPAMTGAGNVEPVLERLRDEQWTAMNAAQEAPKLEEELAMAVQAMEASKNRGVSLFDASTTAIGATAFSMEVPDQEIAPIEDGSKKDAGERSDQPVAFMPAPKQASAPVAQMPVMPSTGTAGADDFEDLCAKIWGSEAAGVIDGIRAVQEAWLDDDIATQEALDAIEDAATAALDYPSDDMPVLPKRDDVPETIEALIKALREEQSAELATA is encoded by the coding sequence ATGGCTAAGGCTAATAATCCGTATGTCGATACAAAGCGGTTTCAGTACTCACCGCTTGCCTTCCTTCGTGATACCCGAACCCTTGGCCAACAGTTCTTCGAAGGGGCCAAAGACCCAAGCCTAGCCGCGATCGGCATGACCAGCCTGATCGCCGTCTGTGTGATCTTCCCGGCCCTGTCTGACATCGCGATGATGATCGGCGCTGGCTATTTCTACTACCTGATCAAACTGCCAGCGAAGCTGCCCTATAAGCTGCCTGCGCAAACAATGCTGCCCGATCCCAATGATCGGCATCCCGGTACGGGTAAGGCCCAGACCGCCGATGGCATTCTGTTCTATGGCAATGATTTGGATAATGGCGGGGATGAGCTGTGGTTTTCCAACAGTGACGCCCGTACCCACTTCCTAATCCTTGGCACCACCGGTTCCGGTAAGACCGAGACGCTGGTCTCCATGTCCTCCAACGCACTCAGCTGGGGCTCCGGCTTCCTGTACTGCGATGGTAAGGGTGATACCAGCCTGTGGGGTAAGGTTTACTCCCTCGCCCGCCGCTTTGGCCGCGATGATGACGTTCTAATTCTGAACTTCATGACCGGTAACAGCGATGGCGGCGGTGAGAGTAATACGTTCAACCCGTTCTCTCGCGGCTCTGCAGGGTCACTTACCGAGATGCTGGTCTCCTTGATGGATGACCCCGGTAAAGAAGGTGACATGTGGAAAGGCCGTGCGATCTCGCTCCTCACCGCAATCATGATGGCGGTTTGTGAGCTACGTGACCGTGGCAAGCTGCTTTTGAACATTGAAGCGCTGGGCGACTTCCTCAACCTGCCTAAAATTGTCGACCTCTACCTCGACAAGCACGGCACCTATGAGCTGCCCGCCAAGACCCGCTCACAGCTTAAGAACTATCTGGATAGCTTGCCTGGCTTCGATTGGAACGAGGCCCGCGCCGGGCGCCCACAGGCCGCCACCGCCAACGATCAGCATGGTTACCTGCAGATGCAGTTCACCAGGATCCTGACCTCGCTATCCGGTACCTATGGCCACATCTTCGACCACGAATTGGGCGATATCGATGTGTACGATGTGGTTGTGAACCGCCGGATCCTGCTGGTCCTGCTGCCCGCCTTGGAGAAGTCCGAGGATGAATTGGCAAACATCGGTAAGATCGTTGTTGCCTCCCTAAAGGGCATGATGTCCGCCACCCTGGGGGCCAAGCTTGAGGGTGACTGGTCAAACGTCATCTCAACCAAGCCAACCAACGCCTCCTCACCCTTCCTATCGATCCTGGATGAGGTTGGTTACTACACCGTGCCGGGCATGGCCGTGATGGCAGCGCAGGCGCGCTCACTCGGTTTCTCGATGGTCTTCGCCGCTCAGGACGTTAGCGCGATGAAGAAGCGCTCTGAAAAAGAGGCTGAGTCCATCATCGCTAACTGCAACATCAAGACCTTCATGAAGCTAGAGGATCCGGAGCACACCAACAAGCTGTTCGATGCCACCGCTGGCACGTTCTACGCCGCTGAGGTGTCTGGCTTCACCATGGATCCGAACGCCACCTTCAACAACTATAACGACATCCGTAACGCCTCGGTTCGTGAGCGTCGTCGCTCAGAGTTCATCGATCTGCGCCTGCAAGAGAGTGGTGAATCCCACACCTTCTTCGGCGGTAAGATGACCCGGGTGAAGATGTATTACGCCAATCCGAAGAGCGCGAACCGCCTACGGTTCAACCGCTTTATCGCGGTTCGCTTCCCAGACCCAGCCATGACTGGCGCCGGTAATGTGGAACCCGTGCTTGAGCGCCTGCGCGATGAGCAATGGACGGCCATGAATGCCGCCCAGGAAGCGCCGAAGCTCGAGGAAGAGCTGGCCATGGCGGTTCAGGCGATGGAAGCGTCAAAGAACCGTGGTGTTAGCCTGTTTGATGCCTCAACAACCGCCATTGGTGCGACCGCCTTCTCCATGGAAGTGCCGGACCAAGAGATTGCGCCAATCGAAGATGGCAGCAAGAAGGATGCGGGCGAGCGTTCGGACCAACCAGTTGCCTTCATGCCTGCACCGAAGCAGGCCAGCGCACCGGTGGCACAGATGCCGGTTATGCCGAGCACTGGCACCGCTGGCGCCGACGATTTCGAAGATCTCTGCGCCAAGATTTGGGGCAGCGAGGCAGCAGGTGTCATCGACGGTATTCGGGCGGTTCAGGAAGCCTGGCTCGACGACGATATCGCAACCCAGGAAGCCCTGGACGCCATCGAGGATGCCGCGACCGCAGCTCTCGATTATCCAAGCGACGATATGCCAGTGCTGCCGAAGCGTGATGACGTGCCCGAGACGATTGAGGCCCTCATCAAAGCCCTGCGTGAAGAGCAGTCAGCAGAACTGGCAACAGCATAA